In Citrus sinensis cultivar Valencia sweet orange chromosome 2, DVS_A1.0, whole genome shotgun sequence, a single genomic region encodes these proteins:
- the LOC107175117 gene encoding uncharacterized protein LOC107175117 has translation MVLADSDQMPTIIQIPRQIPRHELIKLMPLEWISNYEKFHTNTSPIQTTESMFERRADGTVRMTFRPPPTAPEEPPRLSFTYLAMVTAVHTAQEKLPITGFTSEGYPVYPAKLNGHFLWDSPGSRNCDPDCPYYSSNFPALETQTDPQRKVITKPFIPSAITPTGHLEDPKSFEAVLNWQTQNTRAQNEALVDIHKKQPPLYTPLPRQPTPTQAKDKSPMQQYSAQLISDPSDTDQTSYSNLTISEDPSDPESESSVETSLSSSGFEKSYVDITRILMAQPQETEPGQSSRTDPFFEITSDIEEDAPEASSAPNQPAQPPNDHKPSNGPWFTFDDIPASKWRDRLSEMAAWTDLQMLRANATTTSVLRELAARFTGSLRD, from the exons ATGGTGTTAGCAGACTCAGATCAAATGCCAACCATCATCCAGATTCCAAGACAAATTCCTAGACATGAACTCATAAAACTCATGCCCTTGGAATGGATTTCAAATTATGAGAAGTTCCACACCAATACTTCTCCTATCCAGACAACAGAAAGTATGTTTGAAAGAAGAGCTGATGGCACTGTCCGAATGACTTTTCGACCTCCACCAACTGCACCAGAGGAACCTCCACGGCTTTCATTCACTTATTTAGCCATGGTTACAGCTGTTCACACAGCTCAAGAAAAGCTGCCAATTACAGGATTCACTTCAGAAGGATATCCTGTCTACCCTGCCAAACTTAATGGCCATTTTCTTTGGGATTCCCCTGGATCCAGAAATTGTGACCCAGATTGTCCTT ATTATTCTTCCAATTTCCCTGCTCTAGAAACCCAAACTGATCCACAACGAAAGGTCATAACTAAACCTTTTATTCCTTCAGCCATAACTCCCACAGGTCACTTAGAAGACCCAAAATCTTTTGAAGCTGTtctcaactggcaaacccaaaataCCAGAGCCCAAAATGAGGCCTTGGTTGATATCCATAAAAAG CAACCGCCTCTCTATACTCCACTTCCTCGTCAACCAACACCGACACAAGCCAAAGATAAATCCCCAATGCAACAATACAGTGCACAACTAATCTCAGATCCATCTGATACAGACCaaacttcttattcaaatcTAACTATTTCAGAAGATCCCTCTGACCCTGAATCAGAATCTTCCGTTGAAACTTCCCTTTCATCTAGTGgttttgaaaaatcttatgtTGATATCACTAGAATCCTTATGGCTCAGCCTCAAGAGACTGAGCCTGGTCAATCCTCAAGAACTGACCCATTCTTTGAAATAACCTCAGATATTGAGGAAGATGCTCCAGAAGCATCCTCAGCTCCAAACCAGCCTGCTCAACCCCCAAATGATCATAAACCTtcaaatggtccatggttcacttttgatgatatcccTGCAAGTAAATGGAGAGACAGATTATCCGAAATGGCTGCTTGGACAGATCTCCAAATGTTAAGAGCCAATGCTACTACAACATCAGTCCTTAGAGAACTTGCTGCTCGTTTTACGGGATCTTTAAGGGATTAG